From the Halichoerus grypus chromosome 3, mHalGry1.hap1.1, whole genome shotgun sequence genome, one window contains:
- the TADA2B gene encoding transcriptional adapter 2-beta, producing MAELGKKYCVYCLAEVSPLRFRCTECQDIELCPECFSAGAEIGHHRRYHGYQLVDGGRFTLWGPEAEGGWTSREEQLLLDAIEQFGFGNWEDMAAHVGASRTPQEVMEHYVSMYIHGNLGRACIPDTIPNRVTDHTCPGGGPLSPSLTTPLPPLDISVAEQQQLGYMPLRDDYEIEYDQDAETLISGLSVNYDDEDVEIELKRAHVDMYVRKLRERQRRKNIARDYNLVPAFLGKDKKDKERPAKRKVTKEEKELRLKLRPLYQFMSCKEFDDLFEGMHKEKMLRAKIRELQRYRRNGITKLEESAEYEAARHKREKRKENKSAAGAKRGKEDAKDGEFAAIEHLPGFELLSDREKVLCSSLNLSPARYVTVKTIIIKDHLQKRQGIPSKSRLPSYLDKVLKKRILNFLTESGWISRDAS from the exons ATGGCGGAGCTCGGTAAGAAGTACTGCGTGTACTGCCTGGCCGAGGTGAGCCCGCTGCGCTTCCGCTGCACCGAGTGCCAGGACATCGAGCTGTGCCCCGAGTGCTTCTCGGCCGGCGCCGAGATCGGCCACCACCGCCGCTACCACGGCTACCAGCTGGTGGACGGCGGGCGCTTCACGCTGTGGGGGCCCGAGGCGGAGGGCGGCTGGACCAGCCGCGAGGAGCAGCTGCTGCTGGATGCCATCGAGCAGTTCGGCTTCGGAAACTGG GAAGACATGGCCGCTCACGTCGGAGCTTCCCGCACGCCCCAGGAGGTGATGGAGCATTACGTAAGCATGTACATCCACGGAAACCTGGGGAGAGCCTGCATCCCCGACACCATCCCCAACCGGGTGACCGACCACACGTGCCCCGGCGGAGggcccctgtcccccagcctcaCCACCCCCTTGCCTCCCCTAGACATCTCGGTGGCCGAGCAGCAGCAGCTGGGCTACATGCCGCTGCGTGACGACTATGAGATCGAGTACGACCAGGACGCCGAGACGCTCATCAGCGGGCTCTCGGTCAACTACGACGACGAGGACGTGGAGATCGAGCTGAAGCGCGCGCACGTGGACATGTACGTCCGCAAGCTCAGGGAGCGGCAGCGGCGCAAGAACATCGCGCGCGACTACAACCTGGTGCCCGCCTTCCTGGGCAAGGACAAGAAGGACAAGGAGCGGCCGGCCAAGCGCAAGGTCAccaaggaggagaaggagctgcGGCTGAAGCTGCGGCCGCTCTACCAGTTCATGTCGTGCAAGGAGTTCGACGACCTGTTCGAGGGCATGCACAAGGAGAAGATGCTGCGGGCCAAGATCCGCGAGCTGCAGCGGTACCGGCGCAACGGCATCACCAAGCTCGAGGAGTCGGCCGAGTACGAGGCGGCGCGGCACAAGCgcgagaagaggaaggagaacaaGAGCGCGGCCGGCGCCAAGAGGGGCAAGGAGGACGCCAAGGACGGCGAGTTCGCGGCCATCGAGCACCTGCCGGGCTTCGAGCTGCTGTCGGACCGCGAGAAGGTGCTCTGCAGCTCCTTGAACCTGAGCCCCGCGCGCTACGTGACCGTGAAGACCATCATCATCAAAGACCACCTGCAGAAGCGGCAGGGGATCCCCTCCAAAAGCCGCCTCCCTAGTTACTTGGACAAAGTCCTcaagaaaaggattttaaatttcCTCACGGAGAGCGGGTGGATATCCAGGGATGCGTCCTGA
- the CFAP184 gene encoding cilia- and flagella-associated protein 184 has protein sequence MDRSSEHRGDPGGEDGDVANLSPKLSGIKATSGPHSPAEPPVPEPGTVEASEGGAAEDEPAEPREGPAATEAVDQAGPGEPEPPAEAETEPEPGEPADAGPEETAQPGPEGGSAEPEEREEAQEEEEGEESEESEEGEEAAAAAVKGRRKKAPSAVSVPLATTGQEGAAPTREAEQEDGEKEEKGSEEIMERGVQGSPVKSKEKEEGERLDEGEDEWSEEMKKLQEHQLRAELLEQYQSLVVERSNYQRYNAYLQHKISEALRKKGLDAAEVPDKGMEPEAPEKEQAYLRHLALLEELRKQQADDLDWYHQELNQLKTQCKEVLSSVEKEWASFQALKKQVVMQAMGSCRMRGGRQAALREVEQIQALEEKKEKEMSAVRLENVQLKQSLVHFETRMRAQEDLTEGLLLIDFEQLKIENQTFNEKVEERNEELLKLHNKVTNNVQIITHVKEKLHFVDIENVCKKTQLLEIEAQVALRRDILTRTKQVRDSLRADNIKLNQKCGLLGKELLLRDMEEKVDRTEVLNQRIEYLKRHHAGLTMSCRGVKQKIREAKAFLPS, from the coding sequence ATGGACCGCAGCTCCGAGCACCGTGGGGACCCCGGGGGGGAAGACGGAGATGTGGCTAACCTGTCCCCCAAGCTGTCCGGGATCAAGGCCACCTCTGGCCCCCACTCCCCGGCCGAACCGCCGGTGCCGGAGCCGGGGACCGTAGAGGCTTCGGAGGGAGGCGCCGCCGAGGACGAGCCCGCCGAGCCCCGGGAAGGGCCGGCGGCCACGGAGGCTGTGGACCAGGCGGGACCCGGGGAGCCGGAGCCGCCGGCCGAGGCTGAGACCGAGCCGGAACCCGGGGAGCCGGCCGACGCCGGGCCTGAGGAGACAGCCCAGCCGGGGCCCGAAGGCGGGTCCGCGGAAccggaggagagggaggaggcgcaggaggaggaggagggggaggagtcGGAGGAGtcggaggagggagaggaggccgCGGCAGCGGCGGtcaaggggaggaggaagaaagcccCCTCGGCGGTCTCTGTGCCGCTGGCCACCACCGGCCAGGAAGGGGCTGCGCCAACCCGGGAGGCCGAGCAGGAGGacggggagaaggaggagaagggaagcGAGGAAATCATGGAGAGGGGTGTGCAAGGAAGCCCGGTGAAAagcaaggaaaaggaggaaggtgAGAGACTGGACGAGGGGGAGGATGAATGGAGCGAGGAGATGAAGAAGCTGCAGGAGCACCAGCTGCGCGCTGAGCTCCTGGAACAGTACCAGTCGCTGGTGGTGGAGCGCAGCAACTACCAGCGTTACAACGCCTACCTGCAGCACAAGATCTCCGAGGCGCTGCGCAAGAAGGGCCTGGATGCCGCCGAGGTGCCCGACAAGGGCATGGAGCCCGAGGCcccagagaaagagcaagcataCCTCCGCCATCTGGCCTTGCTGGAGGAGCTGAGGAAGCAACAGGCAGACGACCTGGACTGGTATCACCAGGAGCTGAACCAGCTGAAGACGCAGTGCAAGGAGGTGCTCTCCAGCGTGGAGAAGGAGTGGGCAAGCTTCCAGGCGCTCAAGAAGCAGGTGGTGATGCAGGCCATGGGCAGCTGTCGCATGCGCGGCGGTCGCCAGGCTGCACTGCGAGAGGTGGAGCAGATCCAGGCgctggaggagaagaaggagaaggagatgaGTGCCGTGAGGCTTGAGAACGTGCAGCTAAAGCAGAGCTTGGTGCATTTTGAAACGCGGATGAGGGCCCAGGAGGACCTGACGGAGGGGCTGCTCCTCATCGATTTTGAACAGCTGAAGATTGAGAACCAGACCTTCAATGAGAAAGTGGAGGAGCGAAACGAGGAACTTTTAAAACTGCACAACAAGGTGACCAACAACGTGCAAATAATAACCCACGTGAAAGAGAAGTTACACTTCGTGGACATAGAAAACGTGTGCAAAAAGACACAGCTTttggaaattgaggctcaggtgGCCCTGAGGAGGGACATCCTGACCAGGACGAAGCAGGTCCGGGACAGCCTGCGGGCTGACAACATCAAGCTGAATCAGAAGTGCGGGCTTCTGGGCAAGGAGCTACTCCTTCGGGACATGGAAGAGAAGGTGGACAGGACAGAAGTGCTCAACCAGCGCATAGAGTACCTGAAGCGCCATCATGCTGGCCTTACTATGTCCTGCAGAGGTGTGAAGCAGAAGATCAGGGAGGCCAAAGCCTTTCTCCCATCTTAA